A window from bacterium encodes these proteins:
- a CDS encoding PIN domain-containing protein, whose product MIFVDTGAWIALTDSNDHYHKEANRLYNRLKQQRAYLLTTDYVLDETVTRLRYDSSHHIAIRFLDIITLTSKTGVLRVVYIDHDLFQESIAVFRQYESTLLSLTDCANFVVCQRYNIHDAFGFDRHFPMMGISLIS is encoded by the coding sequence ATGATTTTTGTCGATACAGGAGCGTGGATTGCTCTAACCGATAGTAACGATCACTATCATAAAGAGGCAAATCGGCTCTATAACCGGTTGAAGCAACAACGTGCCTATTTACTCACAACAGATTATGTTCTTGACGAAACCGTGACTCGACTAAGGTATGATAGCAGTCATCATATCGCCATTCGATTTCTGGATATTATCACCTTGACGAGTAAAACAGGCGTTTTACGCGTGGTGTATATTGATCACGACCTTTTTCAAGAATCGATCGCCGTATTTCGTCAATATGAAAGTACACTCTTATCATTGACTGATTGTGCCAATTTTGTTGTGTGTCAACGCTATAACATTCATGACGCGTTTGGGTTTGATCGTCATTTCCCAATGATGGGAATAAGT